The Leptospira bouyouniensis genome has a segment encoding these proteins:
- a CDS encoding Crp/Fnr family transcriptional regulator — MSIPKKDNRINIFDFVNTVPTKTFKRGEIIVREGDPSNEKMYFILSGTLSVGMGAPDQGNFHEVRKLSTGEFFGEIALISSHARAMTVFIESDRAQLGILDKQNLIRIANSNPMFVYALLQTYVERLIEAEQKLKDLTEVSDGT; from the coding sequence ATGTCCATTCCCAAAAAAGATAATCGTATCAACATATTCGACTTCGTTAATACAGTCCCAACAAAGACTTTCAAACGAGGTGAAATTATTGTACGTGAAGGAGATCCTTCTAATGAAAAAATGTATTTCATCTTAAGTGGAACTTTATCGGTTGGAATGGGTGCTCCTGACCAAGGGAACTTCCACGAGGTAAGAAAACTTTCAACAGGTGAATTTTTCGGTGAAATTGCGCTAATCTCTTCACATGCGAGAGCAATGACCGTCTTTATCGAATCAGACCGAGCTCAACTTGGTATCTTGGACAAACAAAACTTAATCCGAATTGCAAATTCAAATCCAATGTTTGTTTACGCTCTATTACAAACTTATGTAGAACGGTTGATTGAAGCAGAACAAAAACTTAAAGATCTAACGGAGGTAAGTGATGGGACTTAA
- a CDS encoding Crp/Fnr family transcriptional regulator, translated as MGLKESLAKLSMINIKRGEVLFKEGVPSNGAMFFLFEGQLDIYKQIEGKHTKLRSILPGEFFGEMAIINNSPRAASIVVVSESAKLGIINRTTFVQMSQESPEFLFLLLKKVIERLYETDGKIRAIKRKQDEDSMISKSIPISSKDPSSDSENDNQSQVSLQTFTDDAQTIGE; from the coding sequence ATGGGACTTAAAGAATCTCTAGCCAAACTTAGTATGATCAATATCAAACGAGGGGAAGTTCTTTTTAAAGAAGGCGTTCCATCCAATGGTGCAATGTTTTTTTTATTTGAAGGACAGTTGGACATTTACAAACAAATCGAAGGAAAACATACAAAACTACGGAGTATTCTCCCAGGTGAATTTTTTGGTGAAATGGCAATCATCAATAACAGTCCAAGAGCTGCTTCAATTGTTGTAGTTTCAGAATCAGCAAAACTTGGAATCATTAATCGAACTACTTTCGTACAAATGAGTCAAGAAAGTCCAGAATTCCTATTTTTATTATTAAAAAAGGTAATTGAACGATTATATGAAACTGATGGTAAAATTCGTGCAATCAAACGAAAACAAGATGAAGATTCCATGATTTCAAAATCAATTCCGATTAGCTCAAAAGACCCATCTTCAGATTCAGAGAACGATAACCAAAGTCAAGTATCCTTACAAACTTTTACAGATGATGCCCAAACAATCGGTGAATGA
- a CDS encoding SDR family oxidoreductase, whose product MGIYGKFKMKHIAIVTGASRGIGLAISQILLSLNYVVFGVCRNPENCNYHHPEFHLLKGDLSNPNTIPNFLNQIPNIDNISILVNNAGFSHFAPIEEFSPNKITEMTQVLLTSPMLLTNSLTRILKKNEGRIFFIGSISGIEISPWGNVYASLKAGLHQFARLLFDELRKYSVKVHLVIPDITKTEFYEQLNIEPDADPKSYLLPEQIANVIKFILTDSAGQVIPEILVRPEVFKIKRKKFEK is encoded by the coding sequence TTGGGAATTTATGGAAAGTTTAAAATGAAACATATTGCTATCGTCACTGGTGCATCTAGGGGGATAGGATTAGCAATATCACAAATCTTACTTTCTCTAAATTATGTAGTGTTTGGTGTATGCAGAAACCCAGAAAATTGTAATTACCATCATCCTGAATTTCACTTATTAAAAGGTGATTTATCTAATCCAAATACGATTCCAAATTTTTTGAATCAGATACCTAACATAGATAACATTTCGATTCTAGTGAATAATGCTGGGTTTTCTCATTTTGCTCCGATTGAAGAATTCTCTCCTAATAAAATTACAGAAATGACTCAAGTTTTACTAACATCGCCAATGTTACTGACCAATTCATTAACTCGAATTTTAAAAAAAAATGAAGGAAGGATTTTTTTTATTGGATCTATCTCTGGAATTGAAATTTCTCCTTGGGGAAATGTTTATGCATCCCTAAAGGCAGGGCTTCATCAATTTGCTAGATTATTATTTGATGAACTTCGTAAATATTCGGTAAAAGTTCATTTGGTGATACCCGATATTACAAAAACAGAATTTTATGAACAATTAAATATAGAACCAGATGCCGATCCAAAATCGTATCTTTTACCAGAGCAAATAGCTAATGTAATTAAATTTATATTAACTGATTCGGCAGGACAAGTTATCCCAGAAATTTTAGTTAGACCAGAAGTTTTTAAAATCAAAAGAAAGAAGTTTGAGAAATAA
- a CDS encoding alpha/beta hydrolase family esterase: MKRLSFIFCFCSFSFFSCMGYFYKLSQNEKKDYFILNGEKRTYLVHYPKNWDGMPIPMLVALHGRFGTGVSMMKQTKLNELADAKGFIVIFPDGYKRSWADGRGNSPADEKSINDVVFIESIVKRLIAEGSVDQKSVFLVGHSNGGFMAQRLAIEKPELWKGVISVASQLSVFLLKSKQKFKSIPVSMGIIAGTEDPLVPYSGGYVRDGKEILSVADSILRWKEWNSCKESSIKKTMEYMEEESIIKIDFERYQTCSDEKVVELIRLNGLGHSWPGETPVLPFINQGKTTKVIDGSMLVWEFMESLK; encoded by the coding sequence ATGAAAAGATTATCATTCATATTTTGTTTTTGTTCTTTTAGTTTTTTTTCTTGTATGGGGTATTTTTATAAACTATCGCAAAATGAAAAAAAAGATTACTTTATTTTAAATGGCGAAAAACGCACATATCTTGTACATTATCCAAAAAATTGGGACGGGATGCCTATACCAATGTTAGTTGCCCTACATGGTAGATTCGGAACAGGAGTCTCTATGATGAAACAAACTAAATTAAATGAATTGGCTGATGCAAAAGGTTTTATAGTAATTTTTCCAGATGGTTATAAAAGGAGTTGGGCGGATGGGAGAGGGAATTCACCAGCAGATGAAAAATCGATCAATGATGTTGTATTTATCGAATCAATTGTTAAACGGCTGATCGCAGAAGGTTCTGTTGATCAAAAATCTGTATTTTTAGTAGGTCACTCGAATGGTGGTTTTATGGCGCAAAGACTTGCGATCGAAAAACCAGAGTTATGGAAAGGTGTAATCAGTGTTGCATCACAACTTTCGGTTTTTTTATTAAAATCAAAACAAAAATTTAAATCAATACCAGTTTCGATGGGGATTATCGCGGGAACTGAAGATCCATTGGTTCCATATAGTGGTGGTTATGTGAGAGACGGGAAAGAAATTTTGTCTGTAGCTGACAGTATTCTACGATGGAAAGAGTGGAATTCCTGTAAAGAATCATCTATTAAAAAAACAATGGAATATATGGAAGAGGAATCAATTATCAAAATTGATTTTGAACGTTATCAAACTTGTTCTGATGAGAAAGTTGTCGAATTAATTCGGTTAAATGGGCTTGGACATAGTTGGCCTGGGGAAACGCCGGTGTTACCATTTATAAACCAAGGTAAAACAACAAAAGTAATCGATGGTTCGATGTTAGTTTGGGAATTTATGGAAAGTTTAAAATGA
- a CDS encoding DNA alkylation repair protein has protein sequence MEPLKEIYSPDWIKNLSYIVTQVDPKIKPEVFQKKILDVSWKKFELKERINRIAEVFLYFWDAPLLEIEPKLLHLIESLRGNGVSDFNFPYIFVNDIVTKSGLDDFETSMRVLEQTTVFSSAEFAIRYYYQTYFDKTIKQMEKWSKHKEAFVRRLASEGSRPMLPWGIGIPSIKKNPNIHLRILENLWNDENEIVRRSVSNHLNDISKIQPEIVVDFCKNKFGISEELDKNLKHALRGLLKKGNQTALSFFDYNPKWKATNLKLQLKKKKIKIGESLEFNVRFVNPSQTKTKLRIEYKLAFLLANGKYGIKVFQLGEKVVMPKEEVIIDKSHSFKPITTRVYYPGIQKISIAINGQEYPTTNFELVIVSK, from the coding sequence ATGGAACCGCTAAAAGAAATATATTCTCCCGATTGGATCAAAAATTTAAGTTATATTGTTACACAAGTTGATCCAAAAATCAAACCGGAAGTTTTCCAAAAAAAAATATTGGATGTGTCTTGGAAAAAATTTGAGCTGAAAGAAAGAATCAATCGAATAGCCGAAGTTTTTTTGTATTTTTGGGATGCTCCTTTATTGGAGATTGAACCGAAACTTTTGCATTTGATCGAATCTCTAAGGGGAAACGGTGTTAGTGATTTTAATTTCCCATATATTTTTGTTAATGATATTGTCACTAAATCTGGTTTAGACGACTTTGAGACTTCGATGAGAGTTTTAGAACAGACGACTGTTTTTTCGAGTGCTGAATTTGCGATTCGATATTATTATCAAACTTATTTTGATAAAACTATCAAACAAATGGAGAAATGGTCAAAACATAAGGAAGCTTTTGTTAGGCGTTTGGCTAGTGAAGGGAGCCGTCCCATGTTACCTTGGGGAATCGGAATCCCATCTATCAAAAAAAATCCAAATATTCATTTAAGAATCTTGGAAAACTTGTGGAATGATGAAAATGAGATTGTTCGTAGAAGTGTTTCAAACCATTTAAATGATATATCTAAAATTCAGCCAGAAATCGTTGTCGACTTTTGTAAAAATAAATTTGGGATATCCGAAGAATTGGATAAAAATTTAAAACATGCTCTGAGAGGTTTATTAAAAAAAGGTAATCAAACAGCCTTGTCATTTTTTGATTACAATCCTAAATGGAAGGCGACAAACCTAAAATTACAATTAAAGAAGAAAAAGATTAAAATTGGCGAATCGTTGGAATTTAATGTAAGATTTGTAAATCCATCACAAACAAAAACCAAATTAAGAATAGAGTATAAGTTGGCATTTTTATTGGCAAATGGGAAGTATGGAATAAAAGTATTTCAGTTAGGTGAAAAAGTTGTTATGCCTAAGGAAGAGGTTATTATTGATAAATCTCATTCTTTTAAACCCATCACGACACGCGTATATTATCCAGGAATCCAAAAAATTTCAATCGCGATCAATGGACAAGAGTATCCGACCACCAATTTTGAATTGGTAATTGTATCAAAATAA
- a CDS encoding ABC transporter substrate-binding protein — MKTDLIRRHLNYVLSFLLLTIPFQSIFSDEKVTLHLKWFHQFQFAGYYAAYEKGFYKDVGLDVELLESTVGIKGIHEKVVSTTGQYGVGSNELLIQRHMGKPVVVLGVIFQHSPSVLFFKKSSNVQSIHDLVGKKVMLTPWMEEIVAYLKKEGINPSDLQLLEHRFNPRDLIEGKVDAYSGYATTQAYDFNKAGFQFVAYSPRLAGIDFYGDNFFTSEEEIKKYPNRVKAFREATLRGWQYAMSHQEEIAELIYNKYSKKHPIERLLFEGQQMTPLIQPVLVEMGYMNPGRWKHINDIYFELGMLPKNICLKGFLYDPNPPTNYDWLYYTFFITLSAVGIIWLIQWRRLNKQYSENLKNQVKQRTEELRQSNESLQILNQSLVNTLEELTEAQDRLLASEKLAVLGQLAAGMAHELNTPLGAIVSSNLSLLDFLKNKLQSVISTIINFNDEDSKRYKLVLAESLTNQNYMEGKSERILKKELHSKFSYLDKMDLYGDHMQMVIETGLFRRPDQIEYILESDRSLEILQVVSNINAAYRCNQIISVASEKATHVIRALKNYLVSEKEAASNDSVIDLETEIETILSLYHYNLSKVTVVKNFGPDRKCIGNRDKLNQVWINLINNGLHAMSYSGTLEIKLQTLEQWIKVSIIDSGVGVPDTIKDKIFEPFFTTKPNGEGMGLGLDICKKMIVQMGGKIELEPRTIGACFSVWLPKANF; from the coding sequence ATGAAAACGGATTTGATTCGTCGACACTTGAACTATGTCTTATCGTTTTTGTTATTAACAATACCATTCCAGTCAATATTTTCAGATGAAAAAGTAACCCTTCATCTCAAGTGGTTCCATCAATTTCAATTTGCTGGATACTATGCAGCCTACGAAAAAGGATTCTACAAAGATGTAGGTTTAGATGTTGAACTACTAGAAAGTACGGTTGGTATAAAAGGCATTCACGAAAAAGTTGTCAGCACCACAGGACAATATGGCGTTGGAAGTAATGAGTTACTAATCCAAAGGCACATGGGGAAACCAGTTGTTGTTTTGGGTGTTATCTTTCAACACTCACCATCAGTTTTATTTTTTAAGAAATCATCAAACGTTCAAAGTATCCATGATTTAGTTGGAAAAAAAGTAATGTTAACTCCGTGGATGGAAGAGATCGTAGCTTATCTAAAAAAAGAAGGAATCAATCCTTCCGATCTTCAGTTATTAGAACATCGATTTAATCCAAGAGATCTTATAGAAGGAAAGGTTGATGCTTATTCTGGTTATGCTACTACCCAAGCTTATGATTTTAATAAAGCTGGTTTTCAATTTGTAGCGTATTCACCTCGTCTAGCTGGAATAGATTTTTATGGAGACAATTTTTTTACTAGCGAAGAGGAAATAAAAAAATACCCAAATCGAGTAAAGGCTTTTCGGGAAGCAACTTTGCGAGGTTGGCAATATGCAATGAGCCACCAAGAGGAGATTGCTGAACTAATTTACAATAAATATTCCAAAAAACATCCGATAGAGAGATTATTGTTTGAAGGGCAACAAATGACACCTCTCATTCAACCTGTGTTAGTTGAGATGGGTTATATGAATCCAGGCAGATGGAAACATATAAATGACATTTACTTTGAGCTTGGTATGTTACCAAAAAACATATGTTTAAAAGGGTTTTTATATGATCCTAACCCTCCTACTAATTACGATTGGCTTTATTATACCTTTTTTATAACACTGTCTGCCGTAGGAATCATATGGTTAATTCAATGGAGAAGACTCAATAAACAGTATTCAGAAAATTTAAAGAATCAAGTAAAACAAAGAACCGAGGAATTAAGACAATCTAACGAAAGTCTACAAATATTGAATCAAAGTTTGGTGAATACACTTGAAGAACTTACGGAAGCTCAAGATCGCTTGTTGGCATCTGAAAAATTGGCTGTACTCGGTCAATTGGCAGCGGGAATGGCTCATGAATTAAATACACCTTTGGGTGCTATCGTTTCATCCAATTTGTCTCTTTTAGATTTTTTAAAAAATAAATTACAATCAGTAATCTCAACCATTATCAATTTTAATGATGAAGATTCGAAACGATACAAATTGGTTCTTGCTGAAAGTTTAACCAATCAAAATTATATGGAAGGCAAATCTGAAAGAATTTTGAAAAAAGAATTACACTCAAAATTTTCGTATTTAGATAAAATGGATTTGTATGGAGATCATATGCAGATGGTTATTGAAACGGGTTTGTTTCGTCGACCCGATCAAATTGAATATATATTAGAAAGTGATAGGTCTCTAGAAATTCTGCAAGTTGTCTCTAATATCAATGCAGCTTATCGATGTAATCAAATTATTTCCGTTGCATCGGAAAAGGCGACTCATGTGATAAGAGCATTAAAAAATTATCTTGTTTCAGAAAAGGAAGCTGCCAGTAATGATTCGGTTATTGATTTAGAAACTGAAATTGAAACTATTTTATCTCTTTATCATTATAATTTAAGCAAAGTTACAGTGGTAAAGAATTTTGGCCCAGATAGAAAATGTATAGGGAATAGAGATAAACTCAATCAAGTTTGGATCAATTTGATAAATAATGGACTACATGCGATGTCATATTCAGGAACTTTAGAAATAAAATTACAAACGCTTGAACAATGGATCAAAGTTTCAATTATTGATTCCGGAGTTGGTGTCCCAGATACAATAAAAGATAAAATATTTGAACCTTTTTTTACGACAAAACCAAATGGAGAAGGAATGGGATTAGGGTTGGATATTTGTAAAAAAATGATCGTTCAGATGGGTGGAAAAATTGAACTCGAGCCAAGAACAATCGGAGCTTGTTTTTCTGTTTGGTTACCTAAAGCAAATTTTTGA
- a CDS encoding PadR family transcriptional regulator: protein MKRESKTQYALLGILAQCEMNGYEIRKYIESTISFFWSESFGQIYPTLTKLEKDGFIKEWEKSDSNGKKKKVFKVTRSGLEEFRRWMDQSPIQTNKRNELLFKVFFGRHMNSKLLVEQLDLEIKKQKEDLKSLKVFQKELKTEWGKHPDNEYWNMTLEYAEKQTHLNLEWIQKVKGKIQEKL, encoded by the coding sequence ATGAAAAGAGAAAGCAAAACACAATATGCACTATTAGGGATTCTCGCACAATGTGAAATGAATGGATATGAGATTCGTAAGTACATCGAATCCACAATTAGTTTTTTCTGGAGCGAAAGTTTTGGTCAGATTTATCCTACATTAACGAAGTTAGAAAAAGATGGCTTTATAAAAGAGTGGGAAAAATCGGATTCGAACGGGAAGAAAAAAAAAGTATTTAAAGTTACTCGATCTGGTCTTGAAGAATTTAGGCGTTGGATGGACCAATCTCCAATTCAGACGAACAAAAGAAATGAACTTTTGTTTAAAGTTTTTTTCGGAAGGCATATGAATTCAAAGTTACTTGTTGAACAACTTGACCTTGAAATCAAAAAACAAAAGGAAGATTTAAAGTCTCTTAAAGTATTCCAAAAAGAACTAAAAACTGAATGGGGTAAACACCCTGATAATGAATATTGGAATATGACCTTAGAATATGCAGAAAAACAAACTCATTTGAATTTGGAATGGATTCAGAAAGTAAAAGGGAAAATCCAGGAAAAACTATAA
- a CDS encoding alpha/beta fold hydrolase encodes MSGKFSNANSLKEFGSYFDYKGNSIFYGSIGKGETLLLLHGYPFNSFDWNWVIEEFSNSYQVVFLDLLGMGFSDKPENHKYSFEEYVDLIQILILKLNIKKVRILAHDLAVSVVQEMLATSHNLNFEISSIAFMNGGLFTDVYKPRLIQRLLSQSPNFLGSFISRNMTRKSVESSLLKVFGPHTRPNLEVLNEYWNILNYNNGKNIAYLIGRLVFDKVNYQTRWIKALKETKVPFCYICGPFDPNSGTHMAVRFNKEYPFANVYYLSAFIGHWPQIESPKEVVATYHQFQNDIKLYPK; translated from the coding sequence ATGAGCGGAAAGTTTTCAAATGCAAATTCCTTAAAAGAATTCGGAAGTTATTTTGATTATAAAGGAAATTCAATTTTTTATGGATCAATTGGAAAAGGTGAAACCTTGCTTTTGTTACATGGCTATCCATTTAATAGTTTCGATTGGAATTGGGTAATTGAAGAATTCTCAAATTCATACCAAGTTGTTTTTCTTGATTTATTAGGTATGGGTTTTTCCGATAAACCAGAAAATCATAAATATTCATTTGAAGAATATGTTGATTTGATTCAAATTCTTATCTTAAAACTTAACATTAAAAAAGTTAGAATATTGGCTCATGATTTGGCAGTAAGTGTCGTTCAAGAAATGTTGGCGACAAGTCATAACTTGAATTTCGAAATTTCATCTATTGCTTTTATGAATGGAGGTTTGTTTACTGATGTTTACAAACCTAGGTTAATCCAAAGATTACTTTCACAATCTCCCAATTTTTTAGGAAGTTTTATTAGCAGAAATATGACACGTAAATCGGTGGAAAGTTCACTCCTGAAGGTTTTTGGTCCGCATACACGACCAAATTTAGAAGTTTTAAATGAATATTGGAATATACTAAATTACAATAATGGAAAAAATATCGCCTATTTAATTGGTCGATTGGTATTTGATAAAGTAAATTACCAAACTCGATGGATTAAAGCCCTGAAAGAAACCAAAGTTCCATTCTGTTATATTTGTGGGCCATTTGATCCAAATTCTGGAACTCATATGGCAGTTCGCTTTAATAAAGAATATCCATTTGCAAACGTATACTATCTGTCTGCTTTCATCGGTCATTGGCCACAAATTGAATCTCCAAAAGAAGTGGTTGCAACATACCATCAATTTCAGAACGATATAAAATTATATCCAAAATAA
- a CDS encoding NAD(P)H-dependent oxidoreductase, whose product MNQNILVILGHPNPNSYCAKLAETYYEAAKKTGLNVTLLKLRDLKFDYNLNFGYDKNKKQELEPDLILSQTLIQNATHLVFVYPSWWASMPAILKAWIDRVFLPGFAFSYQKHSPFPKQLLKGKTARIIITMDAPTWYYKWFNRSPGVQLLKHGTLEFCGIKPVKVTYFDKIRFRDSKTLNQWIKKTERLGSKGQ is encoded by the coding sequence TTGAATCAAAACATTTTAGTCATTTTAGGACACCCTAATCCAAATTCATACTGCGCAAAATTGGCAGAAACATATTATGAAGCTGCAAAAAAAACAGGTTTGAATGTCACGTTATTAAAACTTAGAGACTTAAAGTTTGATTATAATTTAAACTTTGGGTATGACAAAAACAAAAAGCAAGAATTAGAACCAGATTTAATTTTGAGTCAAACTTTGATTCAAAACGCAACTCATTTGGTTTTTGTATACCCAAGTTGGTGGGCAAGTATGCCTGCTATTTTAAAAGCATGGATTGATAGAGTTTTTTTGCCAGGTTTTGCTTTTTCTTATCAAAAACATTCTCCATTTCCTAAGCAGTTACTGAAAGGAAAAACTGCGAGAATTATCATCACGATGGATGCACCCACTTGGTATTACAAATGGTTCAATCGAAGTCCAGGAGTACAATTATTAAAACATGGTACATTGGAGTTTTGTGGGATTAAACCAGTGAAAGTTACTTATTTTGACAAAATAAGATTTCGAGATTCAAAAACATTAAATCAGTGGATTAAAAAAACTGAAAGATTGGGTTCTAAAGGGCAATGA
- a CDS encoding DUF1554 domain-containing protein, producing the protein MDEHNYFSFFLRVRRFIVFFSLFGLVLCKNESFNNTCDIESKSYFETSIILNVTGQKIHPCYTGFQIVNQPGINLSHNFLSLTEAGGTSSNGSSFVVGMFLGTEPKEDVNVQVIVNNPSYVFVSQTSFVFNKSNWNQIRNINITAVNDVVINGTHSTLIRFVPTSNDTSFRIDEKVLQVDIEDNDKIIFVTSVGQPGTFGGVSGVDNVCQTNANCPSGKVCKAMVGDNFSSLRRASVTANVGDGQIDWVIKPNASYYRTNRTDLVATSNNVSLFTFNLNFAVSGTSATAWTGLNPNWTNNGNDCSGWTASGSSGYGGDTGSVTSSSIGFNTFTCNSSLQLYCVEQ; encoded by the coding sequence ATGGATGAACATAATTATTTTTCGTTCTTTTTACGGGTTAGGCGATTCATAGTTTTTTTTTCTTTGTTTGGGTTAGTTTTATGCAAAAACGAATCATTCAACAATACTTGCGATATTGAATCAAAGTCCTATTTTGAAACCTCTATCATTTTAAATGTTACGGGGCAAAAGATACATCCTTGTTATACCGGGTTCCAGATTGTTAACCAACCAGGAATCAACTTAAGCCATAACTTCTTGTCTTTGACTGAAGCCGGTGGGACTTCATCAAATGGATCTTCTTTCGTAGTCGGAATGTTTTTGGGAACAGAGCCCAAAGAAGATGTGAACGTCCAAGTAATTGTTAATAATCCTTCCTATGTTTTTGTTTCACAAACAAGTTTTGTATTTAATAAATCAAATTGGAATCAAATTCGGAATATCAATATCACTGCAGTTAATGATGTCGTAATCAATGGCACACATTCCACTTTGATTCGATTTGTACCCACTTCCAATGATACTTCTTTTCGAATTGATGAAAAAGTGCTTCAGGTAGATATTGAAGACAATGATAAAATTATATTTGTAACAAGTGTTGGCCAACCTGGAACTTTCGGCGGTGTCTCAGGTGTCGACAACGTTTGCCAAACAAATGCAAATTGTCCAAGTGGTAAAGTATGTAAAGCTATGGTGGGAGACAACTTCAGTTCTTTACGAAGAGCATCAGTGACAGCAAACGTTGGTGATGGTCAAATTGATTGGGTAATCAAGCCTAACGCAAGTTATTATAGGACAAATCGAACCGACCTTGTAGCGACATCTAATAATGTGTCTTTATTTACATTTAATCTTAATTTTGCCGTATCTGGCACAAGTGCTACTGCTTGGACTGGTCTGAATCCAAATTGGACTAATAATGGAAATGATTGTTCTGGATGGACTGCATCTGGATCTTCTGGTTACGGTGGTGATACGGGTTCCGTAACGTCTTCCTCAATAGGATTTAATACATTCACTTGTAATAGTTCCCTCCAATTATATTGTGTCGAACAATAA
- a CDS encoding NADPH-dependent FMN reductase, which yields MKLNPKPKLLALSGGISPTSYNKKILQNLKFEFSMHCDIIIYDIIDKFPFFSSGLTDEEIPTIVKEFLKEVDAADGILICSPEYVFSIPGVLKNAIEWAVSSVVFTDKPVALITAASVGEKAHESLLLVLKTIGAKLSDETNLLISGVKAKVSADGKIHDETTKLAINNLMKVFLNSLTTNNQSSF from the coding sequence ATGAAATTAAATCCAAAACCAAAACTTTTAGCTTTGTCTGGTGGAATAAGTCCCACTTCCTATAATAAAAAAATACTTCAAAACTTAAAATTTGAATTTTCTATGCACTGTGATATCATCATTTATGATATCATCGACAAGTTTCCTTTTTTCTCATCTGGGTTAACAGATGAAGAAATTCCAACCATCGTCAAAGAATTCTTAAAAGAAGTAGACGCGGCCGATGGTATCCTCATCTGTTCTCCAGAATATGTCTTTAGTATTCCTGGAGTATTAAAGAATGCAATAGAGTGGGCAGTATCGTCCGTAGTGTTTACGGATAAACCAGTTGCATTGATTACAGCGGCTTCGGTTGGAGAAAAAGCGCATGAATCTTTGCTATTGGTTCTAAAAACGATAGGTGCAAAACTATCGGACGAGACAAATCTTTTGATCTCGGGAGTCAAAGCCAAAGTATCTGCAGATGGTAAAATTCATGACGAGACAACAAAACTTGCCATTAATAACCTAATGAAAGTTTTTTTAAATTCTCTCACGACGAACAATCAATCATCATTTTGA